TTTGCGCCGCCCGATTTATTAGCGTCATATCATCCCGATACGTTAATTCTTTGCTCAGCGCGTTATAGAGCGTCCAGCTAATGCCGGTACAGGCGAGGATAAGGATGGCGATAAAAGAAATTGTCAGGCGCAGCGTCATTGATAACTTAACCATTCTGCGACGTTTCCGCCTGTAATCGATAACCCATCCCCCGGACGGTCATAATGAGCTTCTTTTCAAATGGATCGTCTACTTTGGCGCGCAGCCGACGAATCGCGACATCAACGGTGTTGGTTTCACTATCAAAGTTAATTCCCCAAACTTCGCTGGCGATCGCGGTTCGGGGCACGATTTCTCCTGCCCGGGACGCCAGTAACCAGAGGAGCAGGAATTCTTTGCGGGTCAGGGAAATCGGTTTGCCATTTCGTGACACTGATTGCTTTGTGGCATCCATGTCCAGACCATTGATCGTCAGTCGAGTAAAGGCAGGGACATGCTGTCTGAGTTGAGCTCTCACCCGGGCCAGCAGTTCGGCGAAGGAAAAAGGCTTAACAAGGTAATCATTAGCGCCCGCCTCAAGACCTTTGACGCGATCCTCAACCGAGTCGCGCGCCGTCAGGCAAATAACAGGGGACTGATGCGCAGTGCGTAACGCGCGTAAAACCTGCCATCCATCAAGCCCCGGCAGCATAATATCAAGAATAATCAATGAATAATGTTCCTGAAGGGCCAGGTGTAATCCGTCTCGTCCATCACAGGCATAATCAACCACATAGCCTGCTTCCGTGAGTCCCTGACGTACCCACTCAATGGTTTTCTGGTTATCTTCAATCAATAAAATCTTCATCAACGCAGTATGCCATAGGCTTGTTAGCGAATCCGTAAATCTCCAACAAGATGACATAATTGTCATGTCCGTGTAAGGTTAATCCTGGACGCGCCAGATATATTTTCCTGCATCAATACCGTAAAGGAGTGAAGCATGAAACGATATATACTGGCTACCGTGATAGCATCTCTTGTTGCAGCCCCGGCAATGGCGCTGGCCGCTGGCAACAATATTCTCAGCGTACATATTCTCGATCAGCAAACAGGTAAACCGGCGCCCGGCGTGGAGGTGGTACTGGAGCAGAAAAAGGATAACGGATGGACGCAATTAAACACCGGGCATACCGACCAGGATGGACGTATTAAAGCACTGTGGCCCGAAAAAGCTGCCGCGCCGGGGGATTATCGCGTTATTTTTAAAACCGGCCAGTATTTTGAAAGTAAAAAACTGGATACGTTTTTCCCGGAGATTCCCGTCGAGTTTCATATCAGCAAAACGAATGAACACTATCATGTGCCGCTGTTATTAAGTCAGTATGGTTATTCAACCTATCGCGGGAGCTAATTTAGAGCCTATCCCATTAGGGTTATTTTACTTGCCATTTTGGTCCTGGGCAGTGCTCGCCAAAACGCGTTAGCGTTTTGAACGCCGCTTGCGGCGGCCCGAAGGGCGAGCGTAGCGAGTCAAACCTCACGTACTACGTGTACGCTCCGGTTTTTGCGCGCTGTCCGTGTCCAAACTGGCTGCGCCAATAACGCCTGGTGGGATAGGCTCTTAGATTGTATTAATCGCCGCGATTTATGGCGAGCAAACATCGCGGCGGGAATAAAAATCTTCAGCGTATCGACTCTTCTCCCACAAGCGGTGGTTATCCCGCTTGTGGGCATGAGTGACGGTTAAACAGGCGCTTCCATCTCAAGTCTGACCGGATGAAAACGGCGTTTGAAATAAATCAGGCCATGCCCATCCTGGCTAAGAATAATATTTTTGATCGCCACCAGATACACCAGATGCGTGCCAATGGTTTGTACCTCGCTGATCTCGCCTTCAAGACCGGCCAGCGCGCCGTTAAGTACCGGCTGGCCCAGCGGCCCGTTTTGCCAACATGGCTGGTGAAAACGCTCTTCCATCGCCATCCCCGTCATACCGGCAAAGTGGCGCGCCATCAGCTCCTGCTCATGGTTAAGTACATTAATGCACAGCCTGCCGTTACCCTGAAAAACGGGGTTCATGGCGCTATTGGCATTAATACATACCATTACGGAGGGCGGCGTATCGGTGACGGAACAGACCGCTGTTGCGGTGATACCGCAGCGTCCGGCGTGACCCGCCGTGGTTACGATGTTGACCGCTGCCGCCAGACTTGCCATCGCATCGCGAAAACGCAGACGTTGTTCATCTACTTGCATGAGAACCTCCTGCCGCGTTATTTCAGCAGCTTATCCAGTTGATTGATGTCGTCGTTATTGTGCAAATGCGAAACCGTCCAGCCATTCTGATCGTATTCGGAGAGGCAGCGATCAACCATTGCCATCATCTTATCCATATTGCCGGAGCTCTGGGCCTGACGCAGGCACTGCAGACGAATTTCATCCTGGCTGCCCGAGTAGTTAATCTCGTACAGCTCATGGCGACCGCCAAACTCGCTGCCGATGGCATCCCACATCAATTTAAGAATTTTGATACGTTCAACATGGTCCATTCCGTTAGAGCCGCGTACGTATTTCGCCAGGTACTGGTCGATTTGCGGATTATTCAGATCGCGGGCGCTGGAAGGCAGGTAAATCAGGCCGCTGGTAACGTTACGTTCAATAATATTTTTAATTTTCGCGTAGGCCATTGGGGCCATCACACGATAGGTTTGCAGCGCGGCGTGGTCCGGTAGCCAGGCGCCGTTTACCCACGGGGTTGCTTCGGAACACATAGAATCGCTCAATGCCCAGAACATATTGCGCCAGGCCACGACTTCGCCGAGATCGGCCTGCACGCCCCGGAACTCTACGGTACCCGTACATTCGAGCGATTTTTTCAGCAGCGCGGTAATGAAATCAAGTTTAACCGCCAGACGAACACAGGCTTGCAGTGGATACATACGGGCAAAGCCGCCTTCCATCGTCCAGCGACGGCAACGATCGAAATCACGGTAAATTAATACGTTTTCCCACGGGATCAGCACCTTGTCCATCACCAGAATGGCATCGTTTTCATCAAAGCGGCTGGAGAGTGGATAATCAAACGGCGAGCCCGTCGCGCCCGCGACCATTTCATACGAGGCGCGCGAAATAAGTTTTACGCCTTCGGCATCCATTGGCGCGACAAACATCAGAGCAAAATCCGGGTTTTCGCCCATCACCTGGGCTGAGCCGAAACCAATCATGTTGTAGTGAGTCAGGGCGGAGTTAGTGGCGACGACTTTCGCCCCGCTGACAATAATCCCGGCGTCCGTCTCTTTCTCCAGCTTGATATAGACGTCTTTCACTTCGTCGGCAGGTTTGTGGCGATCAATGGGCGGGTTGACGATAGCATGGTTAAAGTACAGGCCGGTCTCCTGAATACGGGTGTACCAGTTACGGGCGTTCTGCTCAAACTGGCCGTAGAAGGCTGGGTTAGCGCCCAGAGCGCAGCCAAAGGCGGCTTTGTAATCCGGTGTGCGTCCCATCCAGCCGTAACTCAGGCGTGACCACTCGGCGATAGCATCACGCTGTTGGCGCAGATCGTCTGCGCTTTTCGCCACGCGGAAAAATTTATGCGTATAACCGCCGCTGCCGGTATCGGTATTCCAGCATAGGGTATCTTGCATCGACGGTTTATGTAATGCGTCATACAGTTGTGCGACAGAGGCTGCGGCATTGCGGAATGCCGGATGTGTCGTAACATCTTTAACGCGTTCGCCGTAAATATAAATTTCCCGCCCGTCCTGCAGGCTTTTTAAATACTCTTCGCCCGTTAACGGACGCTTGTTATCAGTACGAAAATCTTCAGGTTTCATTGCGGCCTCTTCCTCGTTAATCGGAATGTTTTGTTAATAATATGTTTCTTATTTGTTGTTCAATTGAATAGGCAGAAGCGTAAACTGTGAAGAGACTTTCAGGACAACGGCGGGTACTTTTCAGATGAACGTCGAAGAAGAAGAGTAAAATGCGATCGCCGTCAACGTTGTAAGCGGGAGGGGATTCCCGTGTCGGCGGCGTGGGAAGGTAAGAATACTATGCTTCCGCTTCGCTATCAGGATGCTGGCGTCCCAGAGCAATAAGATCGTCCAGCAGCAGCATCAATTGCTGTGTTTTTTCGGGCGTGAAATCGGCCTCAATTTTTCGATAAGCCTCTTCTACCTGGCTTCGGGCACGGGCGTACAACGTTTGTCCCTGCTCCGTCAACATGACATATAACTTACGCTGATCGTTAACCGGCTTGAGTCGCAACACCAGTCCGTCTCGCTCCATGCGCGTCAATATTCCGGTCAGACTTGGACGCAAAATGCAGGTACGAAAGGCCAGCTCGTGAAAATCCATAGAGGGGCTATCGGCCAGGATTCGCACAATGCGCCATTGCTGGTCGGTCAGATTGTGGCTTTTAACGATGGGGCGGAAATAGGTCATTGCCGCTTCGCGCGCCTGAAGCAATGCGATGGTTAATGAATCATGCATAAGCGTTTCTCTTTTGCAGAATTATTAATACCTGAATAATCGTGTTTACCGATGTGAGCTATGACATCTGTTTTATGTCCAAAGTTTAACAGAAACAAGGGGCTTTATTTAACTATTTGATATGTATGTGTTTAATAATAAATTTGTGAAAATATTGTTAATCACATCACAAATACTTTACTTCAGCTTGCTAAATGTACAGCGAAAGCATAAATCTAATCATTAATATATTAATGAAATCACAGCCCGTTAAATCGGCCTGAGGAGTTTATGTATGAAGGGTACTGTTTTCGCCGTTGCGTTAAACCATCGCAGCCAGCTTGATGCCTGGCGAGAGGCTTTCTCTCAGCCTCCCTATAATGCGCCGCCTAAAACCGCAGTGTGGTTCATCAAGCCGCGTAATACGGTGATTCGTCACGGCGAACCCATTCCTTATCCGCAGGGAGAAAAGGTACTGAGCGGCGCGACAGTGGCGCTCATTGTGGGGAAAACCGCCAGCCGGATACGCCCTGAAGCGGCGGCGGACTATATCGCCGGGTATGCGCTGGCTAACGAGGTCAGCCTGCCGGAAGAGAGCTTTTATCGCCCGGCGATTAAAGCGAAATGTCGCGATGGCTTTTGCCCGCTGGGTGAAATGGCGCCGCTGAGTGATGTGGATAACCTCACCATTATCACGGAAATCAACGGACGAGAAGCGGACCACTGGAATACTGCCGATTTACAGCGTAGCGCCGCACAACTGCTTAGCGCGTTAAGTGAGTTCGCTACGCTTAACCCTGGCGATGCGATCTTACTCGGTACGCCGCAGAATCGCGTTGCGCTGCGTCCCGGCGATCGGGTGCGTATTCTGGCGAAAGGTTTACCCGCTCTGGAAAATCCGGTTGTCGCAGAAGATGAATTCGCCCGCCACCAGACTTTTACGTGGCCGCTGTCAGCGACGGGTACGTTATTTGCGTTGGGGTTGAACTACGCCGATCACGCCAGCGAGCTGGCATTTACGCCGCCGAAAGAGCCGCTGGTATTTATCAAAGCGCCAAACACCTTTACCGAACATCACCAAACGTCGGTGCGCCCGAACAACGTCGAATATATGCACTACGAAGCCGAGCTGGTCGTGGTGATTGGCAAAACGGCGCGTAAGGTGAGCGAAGCCGAAGCCATGGAGTATGTGGCCGGTTACACCGTCTGTAACGACTACGCGATCCGCGACTATCTGGAAAACTACTACCGTCCGAATCTGCGGGTAAAAAGCCGCGACGGCCTGACGCCGATAGGCCCGTGGATTGTGGATAAAGAGGCGGTTTCTGATCCGCACAACCTGACGTTACGCACCTTTGTCAACGGTGAGCTGCGGCAGGAAGGGACGACCGCCGATCTGATCTTCAGCATCCCGTTCCTGATTTCTTATCTGAGCGAATTTATGACGTTGCAACCGGGCGACATGATTGCCACCGGTACGCCGAAAGGGCTGTCCGATGTGGTGCCGGGGGATGAAGTTGTCGTGGAAGTAGAAGGCGTGGGCCGCCTGGTTAACCGAATCGTCAGTGAGGAGAGCGCAAAATGAAGAAAATAAATCATTGGATTAACGGCAAAAATGTTGCAGGTAACGACTACTTCCAGACCACTAACCCGGCGACCGGTGACGTGCTGGCGGAAGTGGCCTCCGGCGGTGAAGCAGAGGTGAACCAAGCTGTCGCGGCGGCAAAAGAGGCGTTCCCGAAATGGGCCAACCTGCCGATGAAAGAGCGCGCGCGCCTGATGCGCCGCCTTGGCGACCTGATTGACCAGCATGTGCCGGAAATCGCGGCGATGGAAACCGCCGACACCGGCCTGCCTATTCACCAGACTAAAAACGTGCTGATCCCGCGCGCCTCGCATAACTTCGAATTCTTCGCCGAAGTGTGCCAGCAGATGAACGGCAAGACCTATCCTGTTGACGATAAAATGCTCAATTATACGCTGGTGCAGCCCGTCGGCGTCTGCGCGCTGGTGTCGCCGTGGAACGTGCCGTTTATGACCGCGACCTGGAAAGTCGCGCCGTGCCTGGCGCTGGGCAACACCGCGGTGCTCAAAATGTCCGAGCTGTCGCCGCTGACTGCCGACAGGCTGGGCGAGCTGGCGCTGGAGGCAGGAATTCCGGCAGGCGTGCTGAACGTGGTGCAGGGCTATGGCGCGACGGCGGGCGATGCGCTGGTACGCCACCATGACGTGCGTGCGGTGTCGTTTACCGGCGGTACCGCCACCGGTCGCAATATCATGAAAAATGCCGGGCTGAAAAAATACTCGATGGAGCTGGGCGGCAAATCGCCGGTGCTGATTTTTGAAGATGCCGACATTGAGCGCGCGCTGGACGCCGCGCTGTTCACCATCTTCTCGATCAACGGCGAACGCTGCACCGCCGGGTCGCGCATCTTTATCCAGCAGAGCATTTACCCTGAGTTCGTGAAGCGCTTTGCCGAACGCGCGAATCGCCTGCGTGTCGGCGATCCGACCGACCCGAACACCCAGGTCGGCGCGCTGATTAGCCAACAGCACTGGGAAAAAGTCTCCGGTTATATTCGCCTCGGCATTGAAGAGGGCGCAACGCTGCTGGCGGGCGGTGCGGAAAAACCCACTGACCTGCCTGCGCATCTGAAAGGCGGTAACTTCCTGCGCCCAACCGTGCTGGCCGATGTCGACAACCGTATGCGCGTCGCGCAGGAAGAGATCTTTGGGCCAGTCGCCTGTCTGCTGCCATTCAAAGACGAAGCGGAAGGGTTACGTTTGGCGAACGACGTGGAATACGGTCTGGCCTCTTATATCTGGACCCAGGACGTGAGCAAAGTGTTGCGCCTGGCGCGTGGGATTGAAGCCGGCATGGTCTTCGTCAACACCCAGAACGTCCGCGACCTGCGCCAGCCGTTCGGCGGCGTGAAAGCCTCCGGTACCGGGCGCGAAGGCGGCGAATATAGCTTCGAAGTGTTTGCGGAAATGAAAAACGTCTGCATCTCAATGGGCGACCATCCTATCCCAAAATGGGGAGTTTGATATGGGCAAGTTAGCGTTAGCAGCAAAAATTACCCACGTGCCGTCGATGTATCTTTCTGAACTGCCGGGAAAAAATCACGGTTGTCGTCAGGCAGCCATTGATGGGCATATTGAAATTGGCAAGCGTTGCCGCGAAATGGGCGTTGACACCATTATCGTATTCGACACCCACTGGCTGGTGAATAGCGCTTACCACATTAATTGTGCCGACCATTTCCAGGGCGTCTATACCAGCAACGAATTGCCACACTTTATTCGCGACATGACCTATGACTATGACGGCAATCCGGAGCTCGGCCACCTGATTGCCGACGAGGCAGTCAAACTGGGCGTGCGCGCTAAAGCGCATAACATCCCGAGCCTGAAGCTGGAGTATGGCACGCTGGTACCGATGCGCTACATGAACAGCGACAAGCACTTCAAAGTGGTCTCCATCTCGGCGTTCTGCACTGTGCATGATTTTGCCGACAGCCGCAGACTGGGCGAAGCCATTCTCAAGGCGATTGAGAAATATGACGGTACCGTAGCGGTATTCGCCAGTGGTTCTCTGTCGCACCGTTTTATTGACGACCAACGGGCGGAAGAAGGGATGAACAGCTACACCCGCGAGTTCGATCATCAAATGGATGAGCGCGTGGTCAAGCTGTGGCGCGAAGGCAAATTCAAGGAGTTTTGCACCATGTTGCCGGAGTACGCCGACTACTGCTACGGCGAAGGCAACATGCACGACACGGTCATGCTACTGGGAATGCTGGGGTGGGACAAATACGACGGCAAGGTGGAGTTCATCACCGACCTGTTCGCCAGCTCCGGTACCGGCCAGGTAAACGCTGTTTTCCCGCTGCCTGCGTAAGGGGTGTTTATGCCGCACTTTATTGCTGAATGTACTGAAAATATTCGCGAGCAGGCTGATTTACCCGGCCTGTTCAGCAAGGTAAACGAGGCGCTGGCCGCCAGCGGGATTTTCCCCATCGGCGGTATCCGCAGTCGCGCCCACTGGCTGGATACCTGGCAGATGGCTGACGGTAAGCATGATTACGCGTTTGTGCATATGACGCTGAAAATCGGCGCCGGGCGCAGCCTGGAGAGCCGTCAGGAAGTTGGCGAAATGCTGTTTGGGCTGATTAAAGCCCACTTCGCCGACCTGATGGAGAACCGCTATCTGGCGCTGTCGTTTGAGATTGCCGAGCTACATCCGACGCTCAATTACAAACAAAACAACGTACACGCGTTATTTAAATAGCACACTCTTTCGCCCGGTGGCGCTGCGCTTACCGGGCCTACAAAAAAACGATGCACGAAGCAATACCGAACCGTAGGCCGGGTAAGACGCACCCGCGTCGCCACCCGGCACAGCAGCACCGAATGACGTAACAGGAAACACTATGCTCGATAAACAGACCCATACCCTGATCGCCCAGCGACTTAATCAGGCTGAAAAACAGCGCGAACAGATTCGCGCAGTGTCGCTGGATTATCCCAACATCACTATTGAAGATGCCTATGCCGTACAGCGTGAATGGGTCAATATCAAGATTGCCGAAGGGCGCACGCTCAAAGGCCACAAAATCGGCCTGACCTCAAAAGCGATGCAGGCCAGCTCGCAAATCAGCGAACCGGATTACGGCGCGCTGCTTGACGATATGTTCTTCCATGACGGCGGCGATATCCCCACCGACCGTTTTATCGTCCCGCGTATTGAAGTGGAGCTGGCGTTCGTGCTGGCGAAACCGCTGCGCGGCCCTCACTGCACGCTGTTCGACGTCTACAACGCCACGGATTATGTGATTCCGGCGCTGGAACTGATTGACGCCCGCAGCCACAACATCGACCCGGAAACCCAGCGTCCGCGCAAAGTGTTCGACACCATTTCCGACAACGCCGCCAACGCCGGGGTGATCCTCGGTGGTCGTCCCATCAAACCAGACGAGCTGGATCTGCGCTGGATCTCCGCGCTGCTCTATCGCAACGGCGTGATCGAAGAAACCGGCGTCGCCGCAGGCGTGCTGAATCATCCGGCCAACGGCGTGGCGTGGCTGGCGAACAAGCTTGCCCCCTACGATGTCCAGCTTGAAGCCGGGCAGATCATCCTCGGCGGCTCGTTCACCCGCCCGGTGCCGGCGCGCAAGGGCGACACCTTCCATGTCGATTACGGCAACATGGGCGCGATCAGTTGCCGGTTTGTGTAAGGAAAAAACGATGAAAAATGCTTTCAAAGACGCGTTAAAAGCGGGGCGTCCGCAAATCGGTTTGTGGCTGGGGCTTGCCAACAGTTACAGCGCTGAACTGTTAGCGGGCGCCGGCTTCGACTGGCTACTGATCGACGGTGAACACGCGCCAAACAACGTGCAGACGGTGTTGACCCAGTTGCAGGCGATTGCGCCTTATCCCAGCCAGCCGGTGGTGCGTCCGTCATGGAACGATCCGGTACAGATTAAGCAACTGCTCGACGTCGGCGCGCAAACGCTGCTGATACCGATGGTGCAGAATGCCGATGAAGCGCGAAACGCCGTGGCGGCTACGCGTTATCCGCCTGCCGGTATTCGCGGCGTGGGCAGCGCGCTGGCGCGGGCATCGCGCTGGAACCGCATTCCGGAGTATCTCCACCTGGCCAACGACGCCATGTGCGTACTGGTGCAGATTGAAACGCGTGAGGCGATGAGCAATCTGGCGTCAATTCTCGACGTGGATGGCATTGACGGCGTGTTTATTGGTCCGGCGGACCTCAGCGCCGATATGGGCTTTGCCGGCAATCCGCAGCACCCGGAAGTGCAGGCGGCGATTGAGAACGCCATCGTGCAGATACGCGCGGCGGGGAAAGCGCCGGGGATTCTGATGGCCAATGAAGCACTGGCGAAACGTTATCTGGAACTGGGGGCGCTATTTGTCGCCGTCGGCGTTGACACTACGCTGCTGGCGCGCGGAGCGGAGGCGCTGGCGGCGCGCTTTGGCGTAGAAAAAAAACTGTCCGGTGCGTCCGGCGTCTATTAAGCCTGGCCCCGTAAGCGCAGCGCTACCGGGCAACCGTAGTACCCTACAAAATTCCCATCAGAGGAAAAAAAATGAGCGACACATCATCTGCACTTCCGGAAAGCCCCGAGTCTGTCAGTTCGCACAACGCGCTCAGCACGGGTCAACAAACCGTCATAAATAAACTGTTCCGCCGACTGATCGTATTTTTATTCGTGTTGTTTATCTTCTCGTTTTTAGACCGTATCAACATCGGTTTTGCCGGGTTGACGATGGGGCAGGATCTGGGGTTAAGCGCCACCATGTTTGGTCTTGCCACGACGCTGTTTTACGCTACCTACGTCATTTTCGGCATTCCCAGCAACGTGATGTTGAGCATCGTCGGCGCCCGCCACTGGATTGCGACCATTATGGTGCTATGGGGCATTGCATCTACCGCCACGATGTTCGCGGTGGGACCGAAAAGCCTGTATGTGCTGCGAATGCTGGTGGGCATTACCGAAGCGGGCTTTTTGCCAGGAATATTGCTCTATTTAACCTACTGGTTCCCGGCATTTTTCCGCGCCCGCGCCAACGCATTATTTATGATTGCCATGCCGGCCACTACCGCGTTGGGGTCGATTGTCTCCGGCTATATTTTATCGCTGGACGGCATATTCAATCTGCATGGATGGCAGTGGTTATTCCTGTTGGAAGGATTTCCGTCAGTTTTGTTAGGCATTATGGTCTGGTTTTACCTGGATGATACCCCGGCAAAAGCCAAATGGCTGACGGCAGAGGATAAAAAATGTTTGCAGGAGATGATGGATAGTGACCGCCTGACGCTGGTTCAGCCGGAGGGGGCCATCAGCCATAACGCCATGCAGCAGCGTAGTCTGTGGCGCGAAGTATTCACGCCAATTGTACTGATGTATACGCTGGCCTATTTTTGCCTTACCAATACGCTTAGCGCCATTAGTATCTGGACGCCGCAAATCCTGAAAAGTTTTAATGAAGGCAGCAGCAATATCACCATCGGCCTGCTGGCGGCGATCCCGCAGATTTGTACTATTCTGGGCATGATTTACTGGAGCCGCCATTCGGACAAACATCAGGAGCGTAAACATCACACGGCGTTGCCGTTCCTGTTTGCCGCCGCGGGCTGGCTGCTGGC
This DNA window, taken from Salmonella enterica subsp. enterica serovar Typhimurium str. LT2, encodes the following:
- a CDS encoding putative periplasmic or exported protein (similar to E. coli orf, hypothetical protein (AAC75036.1); Blastp hit to AAC75036.1 (137 aa), 68% identity in aa 2 - 137), translating into MKRYILATVIASLVAAPAMALAAGNNILSVHILDQQTGKPAPGVEVVLEQKKDNGWTQLNTGHTDQDGRIKALWPEKAAAPGDYRVIFKTGQYFESKKLDTFFPEIPVEFHISKTNEHYHVPLLLSQYGYSTYRGS
- the hpaG gene encoding 4-hydroxyphenylacetate catabolism protein (similar to E. coli putative isomerase (AAC74264.1); Blastp hit to AAC74264.1 (219 aa), 38% identity in aa 22 - 219, 29% identity in aa 35 - 211), which gives rise to MKGTVFAVALNHRSQLDAWREAFSQPPYNAPPKTAVWFIKPRNTVIRHGEPIPYPQGEKVLSGATVALIVGKTASRIRPEAAADYIAGYALANEVSLPEESFYRPAIKAKCRDGFCPLGEMAPLSDVDNLTIITEINGREADHWNTADLQRSAAQLLSALSEFATLNPGDAILLGTPQNRVALRPGDRVRILAKGLPALENPVVAEDEFARHQTFTWPLSATGTLFALGLNYADHASELAFTPPKEPLVFIKAPNTFTEHHQTSVRPNNVEYMHYEAELVVVIGKTARKVSEAEAMEYVAGYTVCNDYAIRDYLENYYRPNLRVKSRDGLTPIGPWIVDKEAVSDPHNLTLRTFVNGELRQEGTTADLIFSIPFLISYLSEFMTLQPGDMIATGTPKGLSDVVPGDEVVVEVEGVGRLVNRIVSEESAK
- the hpaE gene encoding 4-hydroxyphenylacetate catabolism protein (similar to E. coli aldehyde dehydrogenase, prefers NADP over NAD (AAC74382.1); Blastp hit to AAC74382.1 (495 aa), 39% identity in aa 23 - 493), yielding MKKINHWINGKNVAGNDYFQTTNPATGDVLAEVASGGEAEVNQAVAAAKEAFPKWANLPMKERARLMRRLGDLIDQHVPEIAAMETADTGLPIHQTKNVLIPRASHNFEFFAEVCQQMNGKTYPVDDKMLNYTLVQPVGVCALVSPWNVPFMTATWKVAPCLALGNTAVLKMSELSPLTADRLGELALEAGIPAGVLNVVQGYGATAGDALVRHHDVRAVSFTGGTATGRNIMKNAGLKKYSMELGGKSPVLIFEDADIERALDAALFTIFSINGERCTAGSRIFIQQSIYPEFVKRFAERANRLRVGDPTDPNTQVGALISQQHWEKVSGYIRLGIEEGATLLAGGAEKPTDLPAHLKGGNFLRPTVLADVDNRMRVAQEEIFGPVACLLPFKDEAEGLRLANDVEYGLASYIWTQDVSKVLRLARGIEAGMVFVNTQNVRDLRQPFGGVKASGTGREGGEYSFEVFAEMKNVCISMGDHPIPKWGV
- the hpaB gene encoding 4-hydroxyphenylacetate catabolism protein, whose product is MKPEDFRTDNKRPLTGEEYLKSLQDGREIYIYGERVKDVTTHPAFRNAAASVAQLYDALHKPSMQDTLCWNTDTGSGGYTHKFFRVAKSADDLRQQRDAIAEWSRLSYGWMGRTPDYKAAFGCALGANPAFYGQFEQNARNWYTRIQETGLYFNHAIVNPPIDRHKPADEVKDVYIKLEKETDAGIIVSGAKVVATNSALTHYNMIGFGSAQVMGENPDFALMFVAPMDAEGVKLISRASYEMVAGATGSPFDYPLSSRFDENDAILVMDKVLIPWENVLIYRDFDRCRRWTMEGGFARMYPLQACVRLAVKLDFITALLKKSLECTGTVEFRGVQADLGEVVAWRNMFWALSDSMCSEATPWVNGAWLPDHAALQTYRVMAPMAYAKIKNIIERNVTSGLIYLPSSARDLNNPQIDQYLAKYVRGSNGMDHVERIKILKLMWDAIGSEFGGRHELYEINYSGSQDEIRLQCLRQAQSSGNMDKMMAMVDRCLSEYDQNGWTVSHLHNNDDINQLDKLLK
- the hpaD gene encoding 4-hydroxyphenylacetate catabolism protein, yielding MGKLALAAKITHVPSMYLSELPGKNHGCRQAAIDGHIEIGKRCREMGVDTIIVFDTHWLVNSAYHINCADHFQGVYTSNELPHFIRDMTYDYDGNPELGHLIADEAVKLGVRAKAHNIPSLKLEYGTLVPMRYMNSDKHFKVVSISAFCTVHDFADSRRLGEAILKAIEKYDGTVAVFASGSLSHRFIDDQRAEEGMNSYTREFDHQMDERVVKLWREGKFKEFCTMLPEYADYCYGEGNMHDTVMLLGMLGWDKYDGKVEFITDLFASSGTGQVNAVFPLPA
- the hpaF gene encoding 4-hydroxyphenylacetate catabolism protein, yielding MPHFIAECTENIREQADLPGLFSKVNEALAASGIFPIGGIRSRAHWLDTWQMADGKHDYAFVHMTLKIGAGRSLESRQEVGEMLFGLIKAHFADLMENRYLALSFEIAELHPTLNYKQNNVHALFK
- the copR gene encoding Copper resistance transcriptional regulatory protein (Pathogenicity island encoded protein: SPI5; similar to E. coli putative 2-component transcriptional regulator (AAC75035.1); Blastp hit to AAC75035.1 (239 aa), 74% identity in aa 6 - 236), coding for MTIMSSCWRFTDSLTSLWHTALMKILLIEDNQKTIEWVRQGLTEAGYVVDYACDGRDGLHLALQEHYSLIILDIMLPGLDGWQVLRALRTAHQSPVICLTARDSVEDRVKGLEAGANDYLVKPFSFAELLARVRAQLRQHVPAFTRLTINGLDMDATKQSVSRNGKPISLTRKEFLLLWLLASRAGEIVPRTAIASEVWGINFDSETNTVDVAIRRLRAKVDDPFEKKLIMTVRGMGYRLQAETSQNG
- the hpaR gene encoding 4-hydroxyphenylacetate catabolism protein codes for the protein MHDSLTIALLQAREAAMTYFRPIVKSHNLTDQQWRIVRILADSPSMDFHELAFRTCILRPSLTGILTRMERDGLVLRLKPVNDQRKLYVMLTEQGQTLYARARSQVEEAYRKIEADFTPEKTQQLMLLLDDLIALGRQHPDSEAEA
- the hpaC gene encoding 4-hydroxyphenylacetate catabolism protein (similar to E. coli orf, hypothetical protein (AAC74092.1); Blastp hit to AAC74092.1 (152 aa), 44% identity in aa 1 - 145); this encodes MQVDEQRLRFRDAMASLAAAVNIVTTAGHAGRCGITATAVCSVTDTPPSVMVCINANSAMNPVFQGNGRLCINVLNHEQELMARHFAGMTGMAMEERFHQPCWQNGPLGQPVLNGALAGLEGEISEVQTIGTHLVYLVAIKNIILSQDGHGLIYFKRRFHPVRLEMEAPV